One Thermodesulfobacteriota bacterium genomic region harbors:
- a CDS encoding Gfo/Idh/MocA family oxidoreductase: protein MEKEFHVGIIGNGNIYNLAHKHAWKNIRRANVVATCDIVEERAKKASEELGADEYYRDFRQLLKNGDIDLVDICTPSHLHAEMAIKSLESGKHVICEKPIAMTLADSSRMLEASRANGKGLFIGHTRRFDDRWVQIKDAISAGRIGEPISVRRSERSWVGFPKGDWHWKRENGGVIVDLGIHVADLSRWFLEEEPVEVFSKFKSLREEARAYGCYDFGVMLVKFEGGKQAVIEVSWAHPKEYAPFYCSTEVIGTKGKIQYSDKDSSPAVIVGDSVSIPRFSTMLSSMPHVFTREIEHFLDCLENGAKPRITDEDASKALKVIVSALKSAEKGKPVRIN from the coding sequence ATGGAAAAAGAATTTCATGTCGGCATCATCGGAAATGGAAATATCTATAACCTGGCCCATAAACACGCCTGGAAGAATATCCGCCGAGCAAATGTAGTGGCCACGTGCGATATAGTCGAAGAAAGGGCCAAAAAGGCATCCGAGGAATTAGGAGCCGACGAGTATTACCGGGACTTTCGTCAACTCCTCAAGAACGGCGACATCGACCTAGTGGATATATGCACGCCCAGCCACCTGCACGCAGAGATGGCTATTAAATCCCTGGAGAGCGGAAAACACGTAATCTGTGAAAAGCCGATTGCAATGACACTGGCCGATTCGAGTAGAATGCTCGAAGCTTCTAGGGCAAACGGAAAAGGGCTCTTCATCGGGCACACCAGACGATTTGACGACCGGTGGGTGCAGATCAAAGACGCAATTTCTGCCGGAAGAATAGGAGAACCGATTAGCGTGAGGCGAAGCGAACGTTCCTGGGTGGGCTTTCCCAAGGGTGACTGGCATTGGAAAAGGGAAAACGGCGGGGTGATAGTCGACCTGGGAATACACGTCGCCGACCTCTCCCGGTGGTTTTTGGAGGAGGAACCGGTCGAGGTCTTCTCCAAGTTTAAAAGCTTAAGAGAGGAGGCCAGGGCTTACGGTTGTTATGACTTCGGGGTCATGCTGGTAAAGTTTGAGGGTGGCAAGCAAGCGGTGATAGAAGTGAGCTGGGCACATCCCAAAGAGTATGCCCCTTTTTACTGTTCAACCGAGGTAATCGGAACGAAGGGAAAAATTCAATACAGCGACAAGGATTCGAGTCCTGCGGTAATCGTCGGAGATAGTGTGTCCATACCTCGGTTCTCCACGATGTTATCTTCGATGCCCCACGTTTTCACGAGAGAAATCGAGCATTTTCTCGACTGCCTAGAGAACGGCGCAAAACCCAGAATAACCGATGAAGATGCCAGTAAAGCGCTCAAGGTAATCGTATCGGCCCTGAAATCTGCAGAAAAGGGAAAGCCAGTAAGGATCAACTAG